The following DNA comes from Schistocerca piceifrons isolate TAMUIC-IGC-003096 chromosome 3, iqSchPice1.1, whole genome shotgun sequence.
TACAACTTTTGTAAAGTTTTCTTTCTTCTAATAAAAAATTGTGAACTGATAAATTACTTGTAAGAAAAAGATATACCTGAAAAATGTAAGTCAGGTTGATTcataacaaaaattattacatcagaGGAATGATTATTCAAATCACAAATTGTGTTTATATTGCACTATATATAAAAATGCATTTTACCACTTTCTCATCTTACATTATCTTCACAACTAGAGAGACAATAAAGAATCATTACATAAATTATTCACACAGCAAGTAAGAAAATCACACAACTGTCACCAAATAAATACTGATAAAGCCTTCAACTATTAAATTTTGATGAATAATTTAAATTTCTACATGAATCAGAAGATTGACAAAAAATGGGCATCACCTTTAATCCCGTTTGGTAACAGGCTTAGGAGGTTCAGTCTCTGAATATgctttaattatgaaaaacaccaATGAAATGTGCAGTACTATTACTGCAGTTATCGCTGAATACACATTAGCCTTGATAGAGTCATCAGACAGGATACCTGAAAGGAGATAATATCACTGGATGCATAATTTATGTCTATTATCATAATCATCATATCAGTGTTTTACATTGTATTGTTACATACACAGTGTGGAAAACATACATTCAGCAATGTTGTTTCTGTTGCAAAGAATTAAACTTTTAATTTGAAGGTCTACTTTGGGGTCattggaagtgtctgattccacctgtCTTCTTTGACCCATGATGGAATGGTGTGCTGTGTGACGTCACTGTTGTGTGGTGTTTTTGAGTTTGTACATCTTTGTTGATGCCATGTTGTTGTACTTGATGGTGCTCTATTGTTGTGGATGCTGATGAGTTGAGTTTAAGGTGTGTTACTGGGTTCATTTAAGTCTTGGCTATCACTGTGATAATGTGGGTTTACTTGGATTTGAGCAGTTAGTGCTATAACGTGGATTTGGAAGGGTTTGCTTTGTTTTCAGGGAGTTGTTATatagttttttttctctctttgtttATGTTTTGGCAAATTGTGAAGTTTA
Coding sequences within:
- the LOC124787893 gene encoding vacuolar ATPase assembly integral membrane protein VMA21 homolog → MINRIPKGSSDIDIIRTVFMYCFGVMILPVATFFGVKYVIFNGILSDDSIKANVYSAITAVIVLHISLVFFIIKAYSETEPPKPVTKRD